The sequence TCCTTGGGGGACTCGGCGGCAAGTTCTGCAACTTCTTTTTACATTGTTTGGGAAATAGTTCTTGGAAACGTTGGACAACCTGAGACCCAAAACCGAGCATCCCCAGATTTTCAGTATTATAAGAAGGCACAGagcaataaataattcaaactcTAAGCATAGATTCACTTACAAGCAgttaaagaataaaaacatgaaattaaaaaacatattaccATTCAATATATGCAACACAAACATCATTTATTCTATCATTATGAGACCCCAGGTTCTAAAACACGATGGCAATAATACACATCCATATTCCCACATCCACAGTGAATATCAGACAGGGATACACTATATTCCCAAGAACAGGGGTTCGCTAACCTCAGGAACCACATCCCAAaacatcatcttttttattcttgGGATGTAATCATACTACACTTGTTAATCGTAACAAAAAGAGAGTCAACAGTAAACATCATTAATAAATCACATCTATCTCTGCTCTTATTAAAGGCTAGGCAGCACTGGTATGCTTTGGAAATCTACAAAAGTACTTAAAATTGTTCAATACTTTGCAGTGAATGAGACTTTCTAGGAGAAACACGTATAAAGAGAGTGCcttgatcattaaaaaaaccAATCTTCCAAGCATTATCAAATCACAAACTGCAATATGGTTGCATAATCGTGTTAAATAACTACTGAttgatcttaatttttatctgttgaaaattttcaaactagCAGAATGGGTACATAAGGTGGAAAAAGAATCAGCTTATAAGCTGCTCGGCTCCAAGAAGATTCCCTCTTTTGGCAAGAATGACAGCTAGCTCCAAATTGTTCAACTGTAAATGTAAATAGACCCCAtttgtaaacaaaataattattcttccataataaaaccaacaaaaatgcATGCTTGTAGGTATACCTGGCCGTGACAAATGGTACAATTGTTTGATCATTTACAGTAGCCAATAACACCTGTCCATGCCTATTGATTACATAAAAAACCTCCCACTGGTGAAGCTGTTGTCAAAAATATTGGATCTAGACAGATTCTATTTCAATAAACTGCAGTAGCGGTCTCCAAGTCATAAACAAATAATAGCCCAAGCTTGGTGATCACGTAGATCAAACTGTATTTGTGGGATATCtgtgaattaaaaaattcatgactatcAATTTTGCAGCAGTTTACTGAAACAAGTGCCAAAAAGTAGCGACTTTGATACCTGCATTGCAACTAGAAAGTCTTCGGCAAAATATGGGGGGAGCAAAATATTTGCTTGTTTCTTTGTAAAGGAAGGCTTCCCTACATCAAAAATGCAAATTCATGTAGTtattaaggatgcaagaaaaacaaatttggTTGGCAGGATGCAAGAAAGTTGCAGAAGTAGAAAATGTGAATACATATTAATGATAACCATAACTTCTGTAAACTAATACTCTGCCTCCAGGGCTCCCTATAGATTCTGTAAATTAACACAGTCTACCTCCAGGAATCCCACTTGATACCAGAAATGTTTATGAATCTCAAGCTCTTACATCCTATAGCCATAAATTCGAATACGCATCTTGACAAGCCTAAAACATAGCAAAAATTTAGACTACTTACTCCAAGTCCAACTTATACAAAACTTCTAAACAATAGCTCTAAGAGTACAACCATGTGAAACCAgtattcatttatattttccatAATTTTTCTCATCTCCGCTAAGATTTCAGTAATTCGCAACACATAGCCACACCTGCCctaaccttttttattttttattttttttgtaagttgtctgggtgatttttttctttttcttttttttttttataattgatctTTTAGTGTAGGGCCTAGGCGACGTGTGGAGACCCAGTCCATCAGATTTATGCAATCTATAATGAGTTTTACAACCAAGATACCTATTTCCAGCTTGCATGACAGAAAACCAAATACATAACTGACTTCatatagatacatatataaagaacaaaaatttcTCTGGAACAGGGAAATCTATAGGTATGTATATGGAATTTGGAATTTGGAATGTGGTAGTTAAAACCTATTCCAACCCATGTATACATTCGGTTATATCAATGTTCCTTTCTAAACATAGCTCTTCACCACTCCATGGAAACAGCACACGAAGAACATATCACAAGTCATTTTACGGAAACCAGAACAATGAATAGACAGATAAAATGAAGGCATTACTAGACAATTCTACCCATGTcactaaaaacaaaaggaagagcAAACAACCAAAAGGTAATTAGAAAGAAATAGCAAGTTCACCTGGCTGGGCACCATAGTCCAAGATAGCTTATAAGGTGTTATAAGAACAACAGGCAAAAGAGAGAGCGATTAAATTCATCAAGAAGTTAGATACAAGCATAAGTAGAGTAACACATTCCAGAGCCCTCCATGGCATGGCTCTAAACTGAAGTAACAACAATCCCCACCCTATCAAATTCGAGCACCAACATGCTCCACAACAAGCCTTAAAATTGATAGAttgattgatttaaaaaaagaaaaaaaaatatttaaattcaaacgatTCATAGGTAAAAGGCTACTAGCAACTAGAGGATATAGGACATGCCTTCGATGATCACCCTGAGCATCAATAAATCTCATCCACCAAGAATAATGTAGCGAAAAAAGTGCCAAGAGGCCGGCCTTAAGGTCTCCTTCACAGCCATTACAGTTGCTGTCTTTCCTGGGCCCAAAGCTAAAagactaaatatataataaataaataaaagaatgaactcaaaaatcaatgagaaaaataaatgaaattacagAAGATTTGGTATTCAAAAGATTTTACATGAGGGAGTTAAGACCTTTTCTCTTCTCACTCGAGCAACGATCGAAAAGAGAGCAGGGCCACATTTGGGATCAGGTACAATTGTGAATCTCTTAGCCGAATCAATGAAAATCCCTCTGGCGAAGAATACGAATCGGACCAGCAACAGATTTACTACAATGCTTACAGGTCGGATCATCGGATGCGTCTTGATCGCCTCGAAAACCACCCTTCTCTCCATTGAAGCGTGAGCCACAATAAACCACCACTCTCTCGAACGGCTACTTGTTTGTGTGAGGAATCCCGGAATATACAGgcgtttgtgtgtgtgtatatatcacATGCACGAACGTGGGAGTGGAAAGGGGGGACGTTTGTATCTTCTCGTGCTCTTTCATCACTGGAAGATTAGAACGgctattttttagattttgtttaaCATTCAAATTAAAACCACGGTAACTAGCTTTATTTTCTCATTGACTTGATCaaatatatctttaaaatttaattaatatcacatttttttatatttatctattctatttaaattcaatctccatGTTAGATTAGCCATTcactttctatataataataaaatattattaaattaataattttttatttaatttatttgtatcacattttataattctaccaatttaataattaataataattatattctaattaaattaatattaaaaaaatcatattttcaaagctcatttaatgttaataaccaaaaattgagattaaacttatctaaaattctatcaaaatttcttattcactaaccAAATATCTAACAACATACctatttcaatatcaataaaaaatctacaatTACATAAACACCTACAAGACATTTTAAGATTCAAATGTGGAGTGAGAAATTACTATTTTAATGTTTAGTGAATCAATTGTGGTTCTCCATATTTGACCAACCACTGTAGCAGAAATCCAAATTGTTTTGGAGATGCCAAATCCAATGAAGTCTTTTTGATAcatattatctaaattttagccatACTTTAATTTTAGTCAAgtcaatgaggatgctcttagaGTTAATTGGTGATTCAGGTGAAATAACGATGAAAACGTTGGCGATCGGCCAATTGGAATATCAATTTTTGTCTTGAGAATTTCTTTTAACTCTCTTATATCTTAAAAACAAGTATAAATCATCAGCAACATTATATTCACGGACTTTTACAattgattttacaattttttaacgACAGGAATAccaaatcatttaaattatttctttcttattagatgtttttcacaaaatatatatttctacttttatctcgattgtaatttttaattgatgaactcaaaatataaatctagtttttttttaataagcaaaaTATAAATCTAGTTTATTGCAAATTCTTACTTTTTgagataacaaaaaaaatccatcatatCAAACTAGCATCAATGCCTTGATatgaatttatagatttttttatttatttattgccgATTAATCATGTAGTTTCACTTACTATAACGTTGATAACATGAATGACACCTGACACTACGATGGTTTCATGACATGGGTATGTGAAGTTCACATAATAACTGGTTAAGCGTGCAAGGCACTTAGGCATGTGCTTGTAACCAATTATTATGACCTTACGGTATAAACTATAAAGAGACAGAAAGGCTATCTCATCAGTCCTCGAATTCCTTTAGGATCTTCGGACTAATCTTTGTAACAAATAGTGGCAAAGATTCATGCATGGCCTGACATTAAGatgtcgtttggatagtgagttaagatgagatgagatgagatgagagttgaataaaatattgttagaattttattttttaataatattattattattttagaattgaaaaagttgaattgtttattatattttgaatgaaaatttgaaaaaattataatgataagatgagatgaaattaaatattttttatatccaaacggagGTTACGAAAAGAAGCATGATTAGCTTTagcctttctttttttaagagatTTGTTTATTGGATCATTTACCTGCAAGTTAACTACTCATGAACCAGGGGATCGTGTAGAGGCTAAGAAAAGAGAGATTTGTGTACGTAAATAAGCTCCTTGGCTAGCTAGTGTATTTGGGACTCTATTACAGGGACCGATAGTGTATTTTgcctttttattaaaaaaacaaaaaacaaaatggacTATCAATCCGATAAGCATTTTCCATCTTTTTTATTAAGTTCTTTAATTTTCATCCAGCAAAATGCAAGAACAAAAGCATTTGATAATGAAATGCATGCTGAATGTTGATCAGTTAATTTAAAAGAGCAGatacttttcatattctttaaaaaacttaataaaGTGTGTTAGTCGAAGCTACATTCTCAAGAAGTTAAAAGCTACATCCAGAAACATCATTAATTTATCTTTACACCTCATTATAACGAGACATCCTTGTGTGCAGAAAGTTCCAGTTTTTAAACCATTGCAGCACTACTCTAACATCTTTTAATAAATGTGACAACTCTACAAccatttaacaaaaataaactgaatCAACTTTAGGAAGAACTATAACGAACATACCTCGCTCAACAAAAATGATGGCTCAAAATTCTTATGTGTCCTAACActttgagaaatattataaacatttgaaaatttagaaactcATGGAACCAAGAAGATAAAGAACAACCTAAAATATAGGTGTGTTTGCTAATGGTTAGCATAGTTAGATGATCAGGCATGCACTTAAACACTTAAATGAGGGTAAACATTGCCTTTAAATGTTTTCCGTCACAAGTAATTGCAAAGTCCTGTCCAAGTCCAATCACCCTTTATTATAGGATATAATTATCCAaaagaggagaagaggaagagttgGACGGGCTGGAAGCTTAGAAATTGAGGGGCCTAGAGAGTAAAAGGGGAAGATTGAAGATTGAAGTTGAAGAGACTAGGGATTGAAAGGGTAGATGTGTAAAAGAGTGAGTAGTAGGTAGTCAAatcttattcattttatttttattggaatatgagttgagatttgACTCTTCATcgaattgtattttatattcacaaatagtttttttttaatatttgagtGAGTTGGAACTTATGCTACTTCATttagataaatagattattttattttattttataattttatttacaaattttgatcaaaatttTGCTAACATCTTTATAAAGTTTCTATATACACAAGTCaatcattatatttataatgtgcttcaaaaaatgattatatttataatgatttaagTAGCATGTTTAGGATTTGGAACTTGATTTCCTAATCTctatcattatttaaaatatttttattataaaaataataaatatggagTTATTTAAGTTAATACGAGCTTGTACGAGTCCAATTGAATCTTATATAAgtagtattatttaataatggatgaaaattttgtactaATAAACAACTCgtttaataaacaaatcaagTCAAATTTGAGTTTGGCCGAATCAATCTCAAAGAATAATCCTATATATTTACagccttaaaaaaataaagatgcagaatgtaaataaaaaggaaaattagtGCTGGCTCCAAATATTCCTGTCTGGGACATGTACAAAGAGACATGTATACAATCAATGATgtccattttttcaaatccagTGTTATACAAACTTCCCACATTTTCTCCGACTTGGCGCCAAATTTGTAATTCGAAAGTAGCGATTAAAAACTAGATGGATGATGCTAGCATTTACCagctagttataaattttttttattttttatcttttgattatttttaaatatttttaattattaagaaaaaattaaaaattatacacatttactaataatcattttcttaaccattaaataaaaaataaaaaaaataaattaaaatacatcaacAGCAAATTTGAAAGATTTTCCTAGAATTTTCAAAGCACTGTTGTACTAGCAACTTCTAGAACCAACTGTTGTACACATTCATCATCTTAAGACGCTCTTTACCAAATATTGGCAAAGTTGTGTATATCCTCAAATCACAATTAAAGCCAAGCTCTCAATTCTTCCCACTACTTTGAAGGTTGCCCACACACATTTTCTCTAGGTGCACTTTTCTTACTCTTTggtagggctgggctccgactctgacggagtcggagtgctcgttttcaacctctgactccgacaagagtcagagccaaattggagctccgactctgactccgaattggagtcggagtccgactccgatcggaggtcggagctccaacCTCCTATCGGAGCTCCAacctcctataggagctccgacataagatcagagctcgacgtgcgctcgacgtggcgctcgagcgaaactctttcagagaggttcgctggACTTCCGCTCtacatgtcgctcgagcgaacctctctggaagaggttcgctcgacttccgcttgacatgtcgctcgagccaatgttcaatacaacgtgtgctcgacttgcgctcaacacctcgctcgagcgcaagtgtacagtaaaaaaaatttcggagtcggaatcggagcttcttggagctccgactccgactccgactccgaatagatattcggagctaTTCCGAATTCtgactccgaattccgatgactccgacaaagtcggagcggaagtcggacggagtcgaaattttcgaaattttgcacacccttACTCTTTGGGCATAGAGGGAGAGTGATTATTTGGCTGGTGATGATGAAGGAGGATCAGAAGGTCTATTGTGAGACTGGTTGTTCGACGCCTAGACGCTTAAAGTGTAGGATACCGATGGCAATGGTGCCGTTGCCGCCTCCgaagaaggaaaatgagaagGAGAAGAGGGAACCATCAAAGATTGGGTATTTCCAACCACATGATATTGAGCTCTTCTTTGCTATGGCTCCTAGATGCCAAGCCTGTGCTTTGTAGTGGCGAGtggtttttcttcttcaattttccCTTTTGTTGTATGAGTTGCTTGCTTACAGCACTGTGTTAACTTTGGATATTACTAtatgctttcttctttttctttttttttttttttttttttgaaaaattaaagatagGAAGAAGCacatatgtatatttattgAGATTTCAGGGTGCAACTAATTGGTTAGGGATGCGCGGTGTGTAGCTTGGTCTTATGGTGTTCTGCTGTTTGCATATAATTAGTTCCTAAATCTGTGTTAGCAAGTTGAAACTGTGTTTAGTCTATTGCTGCCATTTCCTCCCTGAAGAATTTGAAACCGTGATCACATGAatggaacctttttttttcGAGTGAaccttatttttgtcacattgtGAAGGTTGGGTTTGGTAAATGAAGAAGTCTTGCTactgtttataaataatttagtactatttattaattatttttttttactatttactattttttataacattgtcTCGTAGCTTAATAGATCGCTAGGAGTGGTTTTGGGCTACATGCTAGCAATCTCCCGCTTATTGAGAAGACGACGATGACGAACATCGGTGAAGAGAACATGAAGGATGCTTTCGTAGGTGCCGAAGTGGGTTTGACTGAAATGGAGGGAAAACAAAATGTATTgggtttatttttcaaattttcaaaagaataaagaaaaattttggacACTGTTGGCTTAAAAATCAGGATATAAAATTTCTAtacttcaatttttaattttttaatattaattttttaa comes from Juglans microcarpa x Juglans regia isolate MS1-56 chromosome 8S, Jm3101_v1.0, whole genome shotgun sequence and encodes:
- the LOC121244009 gene encoding uncharacterized protein LOC121244009, with product MERRVVFEAIKTHPMIRPVSIVVNLLLVRFVFFARGIFIDSAKRFTIVPDPKCGPALFSIVARVRREKVLTPSYSNCNGCEGDLKAGLLALFSLHYSWWMRFIDAQGDHRRRT